The Gemmatimonadaceae bacterium genome contains a region encoding:
- a CDS encoding (2Fe-2S)-binding protein: MPSFTILVNGRSQTVTVAADTPLLWVLRDSIGLTGTKFGCGMGQCGACTVHLDGRAVRSCQTPISAATGRTVTTIEGLADEHGRRLQEAWVEEDVPQCGYCQSGQIMSAAALLAAHPKPTDEDIDRAMSGNICRCGTYNRIRSAIHRASQEV; the protein is encoded by the coding sequence ATGCCGTCGTTCACCATCCTCGTCAATGGGCGCTCGCAGACCGTAACTGTCGCCGCCGATACCCCGCTCCTCTGGGTCCTCCGCGACTCGATCGGTCTAACGGGCACCAAGTTCGGCTGCGGCATGGGACAATGCGGCGCCTGCACCGTGCATCTGGACGGCAGGGCGGTCCGCTCGTGCCAGACGCCGATCTCCGCCGCCACCGGCCGTACGGTGACCACCATCGAAGGGCTGGCCGACGAGCATGGCCGCCGCTTGCAGGAGGCTTGGGTGGAGGAGGACGTCCCGCAGTGCGGCTACTGTCAGTCGGGACAGATCATGTCGGCCGCGGCGCTCCTCGCCGCCCACCCGAAGCCGACCGACGAGGACATCGATCGCGCGATGTCCGGCAACATCTGCCGCTGCGGCACGTACAATCGCATCCGCAGCGCGATCCACCGCGCGTCGCAGGAGGTGTGA
- a CDS encoding xanthine dehydrogenase family protein molybdopterin-binding subunit, whose product MASTVNRRDFLRSGAGAGAGLLIALYLPSADRLTKLGERPRDDAGLSPNAWLVIGADDTVTVYFDKSEMGQGVMTALPMILAEELDADWKQVRVEQAPVTAAFIALRHGRLSTGGSTSVRTSWDPMRAAGAAAREMLVTAAAAQWGVDAASCRTESGTVVHAASKRSVSYGQVASAASKLAVPAQPKLKQASEFRIVGTRTKRVDTPAKTRGTADFGIDAHRQGMLVALVKRCPVFGGKVAHVDDAKARSEPGVRQVVQISSGVAVLADGYWPAYKGRDAIAVEWDLGPNATLDSAGIWKIFEDRLAQPLAVVRDSGSVASADPAKTVEAEYRLPYLAHATMEPMNCSAHVRADGCDVWVPTQNQTGALDTAAQITGLTKDQIAIHTTFLGGGFGRRSKTDFVTDAVEASKAAGAPVKVIYDRPDDIQHDGYRPAALHRLSAKLDANGWPVAWEHKFVAPSILAQYGKQAVEKGIDGDAVSGTGDDFPYAIPNMHVEYGIPEAPVPVWWWRSVGHSSTDFVVESFLDELAATGGKDPVELRRHLLAGSPRRLAVLNLAAEKSGWGKPLPNGHARGIALLDGFGNTIVVQVAEVSLEAQKVRVHRVTCAVDCGIVVNPAIVESQMESAIIYGLSAALMGEITIKDGRVQQSSFADYPVMRMREAPKIDVHIVESSEHPGGIGEPGTPPIAPAVANAVFALTKKRVRELPIRLT is encoded by the coding sequence ATGGCCAGCACCGTCAACCGCCGCGACTTTCTGCGCTCCGGCGCCGGCGCGGGCGCCGGACTGCTGATCGCGCTCTACCTGCCCTCGGCCGACCGCCTTACCAAGTTAGGCGAAAGGCCTCGCGATGATGCCGGGCTGTCGCCCAACGCGTGGCTCGTCATCGGCGCCGACGACACCGTCACCGTCTACTTCGACAAGTCCGAGATGGGCCAGGGCGTGATGACGGCGCTCCCCATGATTTTGGCCGAGGAGCTCGATGCCGACTGGAAGCAGGTGCGCGTCGAGCAGGCGCCGGTGACCGCGGCCTTCATCGCGCTGCGGCACGGCCGCTTGAGCACGGGCGGCAGCACCTCGGTGCGCACCTCGTGGGATCCGATGCGTGCGGCCGGAGCGGCCGCGCGCGAGATGCTGGTGACGGCCGCCGCTGCGCAGTGGGGTGTCGATGCGGCGTCGTGTCGCACCGAGAGCGGAACGGTCGTGCACGCCGCGTCCAAGCGATCGGTGTCGTACGGACAGGTGGCTTCCGCCGCGTCGAAGCTGGCTGTACCGGCCCAACCGAAGCTCAAACAAGCCTCGGAATTTCGCATCGTCGGCACGCGTACCAAGCGCGTCGACACTCCGGCCAAGACCCGCGGCACGGCGGATTTCGGCATCGACGCGCACCGGCAGGGCATGCTGGTCGCGTTGGTCAAGCGCTGCCCGGTGTTCGGCGGAAAGGTCGCGCATGTCGACGACGCCAAGGCGAGGTCCGAGCCCGGCGTTAGGCAGGTGGTGCAGATCTCGAGCGGCGTCGCGGTGCTCGCCGACGGCTACTGGCCCGCGTACAAGGGGCGCGACGCAATCGCCGTCGAGTGGGACCTCGGGCCTAACGCGACGCTCGACTCGGCCGGCATCTGGAAGATTTTCGAGGACCGGCTTGCGCAGCCGTTGGCTGTCGTGCGCGACAGCGGCAGTGTCGCCAGCGCCGACCCCGCCAAGACCGTGGAGGCCGAGTATCGCCTGCCGTATCTGGCGCACGCGACGATGGAGCCCATGAACTGCTCGGCCCACGTGCGGGCGGATGGGTGCGACGTCTGGGTGCCCACGCAGAATCAGACTGGTGCGTTGGACACGGCCGCGCAGATCACGGGCTTGACGAAGGACCAGATTGCGATCCACACCACATTTTTAGGCGGCGGCTTCGGCCGGCGTTCGAAAACCGACTTCGTGACCGACGCGGTAGAAGCATCGAAGGCTGCCGGCGCGCCGGTGAAGGTGATTTACGACCGGCCCGACGACATTCAGCATGATGGTTATCGGCCGGCCGCGCTGCACCGGTTGAGTGCGAAGCTCGATGCGAATGGATGGCCGGTCGCGTGGGAGCACAAGTTCGTGGCACCGTCGATTCTCGCGCAATACGGCAAGCAGGCGGTGGAAAAGGGCATCGATGGCGACGCCGTGTCGGGGACGGGGGACGATTTCCCGTACGCGATCCCGAACATGCACGTAGAGTACGGCATTCCCGAGGCGCCCGTGCCCGTGTGGTGGTGGCGTTCCGTTGGGCACTCGAGCACGGACTTCGTAGTCGAGAGTTTCTTGGACGAACTGGCGGCAACGGGCGGCAAGGATCCGGTGGAGCTCAGGCGTCACCTGCTCGCCGGCTCCCCGCGGCGGCTGGCGGTACTGAATCTGGCCGCGGAGAAATCTGGCTGGGGGAAACCGCTGCCTAACGGGCACGCCCGCGGCATCGCGCTACTCGATGGCTTCGGTAACACGATCGTGGTACAGGTGGCCGAGGTGAGCCTCGAGGCGCAGAAGGTGCGCGTGCATCGGGTGACGTGCGCGGTGGACTGCGGGATCGTGGTGAATCCCGCCATCGTCGAGTCGCAGATGGAGAGCGCGATCATCTACGGGCTCTCGGCTGCGCTCATGGGCGAGATCACGATCAAGGATGGTCGCGTGCAGCAGAGCAGCTTTGCGGATTATCCCGTGATGCGAATGAGAGAGGCGCCGAAGATCGACGTGCACATCGTGGAGAGCAGCGAGCATCCGGGCGGGATCGGCGAGCCGGGCACGCCGCCGATCGCGCCGGCGGTGGCGAACGCGGTGTTTGCGTTGACGAAGAAGCGCGTAAGGGAGCTGCCGATCAGGCTAACGTAG
- a CDS encoding cytochrome c peroxidase, whose amino-acid sequence MRRSSWLAIGLAAILGGIVAGCSERPTEVSAVPTGNRSASGDTITPRLVRQLAKGRGITPLPHPPVVRPALVRLGRELAFDKILSGNHDVSCMTCHLPRYETGDGRSLSIGSGGTGLGPNRTHPDGVNIPRNAPPLFNLYAMRHLFWDGRVEVDGHGHFTTPAGTQLTTSMTRVFEFGALSAQPMFPPTSAAEMRGSSGSELSGFTDNDATLIWAALMRRLGKIPKYRRMFERAYPGTRFDDMNFAYASNAIAGFIVSDLTFRNTPWDRFMDGDDRALTQAQLDGAAEFLTLKCSICHNGATFSDDQFHNVAVPQIGPGKGNGVSGLDDFGRMNVTGDPADQYRFRTSPLRNVELTGPYGHDGSIISLRDFIDHYSNSDEKLMDYNPAQLIAPLQRTVLDNKASVIAERDTVILGVVLTPEVEDKLMNYMSALTDPAARNLSRLTPKAVPSGLPIDK is encoded by the coding sequence ATGCGCAGGAGTTCTTGGTTGGCGATCGGCCTCGCGGCGATCCTCGGTGGGATCGTCGCGGGCTGCTCCGAAAGGCCGACGGAGGTGTCGGCGGTGCCGACGGGCAATCGGAGCGCGAGCGGGGACACGATCACCCCGCGTCTCGTTAGACAACTGGCGAAAGGCCGCGGCATCACCCCGCTGCCCCATCCGCCGGTCGTGCGACCCGCGCTGGTGCGGCTCGGCCGCGAGCTGGCGTTCGACAAGATTTTGAGCGGCAACCACGACGTCTCGTGCATGACGTGCCACCTCCCGCGCTACGAGACCGGCGATGGGCGCAGTCTCTCGATCGGATCGGGCGGCACGGGTCTCGGGCCTAACCGCACGCACCCGGATGGCGTGAACATACCGCGCAACGCGCCGCCGCTGTTCAACCTCTATGCGATGCGCCACCTGTTCTGGGATGGCCGCGTCGAGGTCGATGGGCACGGCCACTTCACCACGCCGGCGGGCACGCAGCTCACCACGTCGATGACGCGCGTGTTCGAGTTCGGCGCGCTCTCGGCGCAGCCGATGTTCCCGCCCACCAGCGCGGCCGAGATGCGCGGCTCGTCGGGGAGCGAGCTGTCGGGCTTCACCGACAACGACGCAACGCTGATCTGGGCGGCCCTGATGCGCCGGTTAGGCAAAATCCCCAAGTACCGGCGCATGTTCGAGCGCGCCTATCCGGGCACGCGCTTCGATGACATGAACTTCGCGTACGCTTCGAACGCCATCGCCGGATTCATCGTGAGCGACCTGACGTTCCGCAACACGCCGTGGGACCGGTTCATGGATGGCGACGACCGTGCGCTCACGCAGGCGCAACTGGACGGCGCCGCGGAGTTCCTCACGCTCAAGTGCTCGATCTGCCACAACGGCGCGACGTTCAGCGACGACCAGTTTCACAACGTCGCAGTGCCGCAGATCGGGCCGGGCAAGGGCAACGGCGTCTCCGGCCTCGATGATTTCGGCCGAATGAACGTGACGGGCGACCCGGCAGACCAGTACCGTTTCCGCACTTCGCCGCTGCGCAACGTAGAGCTGACCGGACCCTATGGCCACGACGGCTCGATCATCTCGCTGCGCGATTTCATCGACCACTACAGCAACTCGGACGAGAAGCTGATGGACTACAATCCGGCGCAGTTGATCGCGCCGCTTCAACGGACCGTGTTGGACAACAAGGCGTCCGTGATCGCCGAGCGCGACACGGTCATCCTGGGAGTCGTGCTGACGCCGGAGGTCGAGGACAAGTTGATGAACTACATGTCGGCGCTCACCGACCCGGCGGCACGCAATCTCTCCCGCCTAACGCCAAAGGCGGTGCCGAGCGGCTTGCCGATAGACAAATAA